Proteins from a single region of Weeksella virosa DSM 16922:
- the murB gene encoding UDP-N-acetylmuramate dehydrogenase, which yields MEIRENYSLKYYNTFRLSVVARYFIEAKSLEDLQFALDFAKEKSLQLLFLGGGSNVLFLDNFDGLVIKLSLKGISIVKETEDIVWIKAMAGENWHQFVLSTLDKGFGGLENLSLIPGNVGTAPMQNIGAYGVEIKDTLIEVEALKILDNTIHIFSKEACRFGYRESIFKNEEKGNFVLVSATFELTKRSHQLKTSYGAIQQELTLEGISTPTIKDISSAVIKIRQSKLPDPDVIPNSGSFFKNPSVSVEKYRELQTSYPEIVAYPNADGSMKIAAGWLIENAGWKGKRFGDAGVHAKQALVLVNYGNATGEEIYKLSEKIVTDIYAKYGIYMEREVNVIGCDENAR from the coding sequence ATGGAAATCAGAGAAAATTATTCCCTAAAATATTACAATACTTTCCGCTTATCAGTTGTTGCACGTTATTTTATCGAGGCGAAATCCCTAGAAGATTTACAATTTGCTTTGGACTTTGCCAAAGAAAAATCGTTACAGTTATTGTTCTTGGGCGGAGGAAGTAATGTTCTTTTTTTGGATAATTTCGATGGATTGGTAATAAAACTAAGTCTGAAAGGTATTTCTATAGTCAAAGAAACCGAAGATATTGTTTGGATAAAAGCAATGGCTGGTGAAAATTGGCACCAATTCGTTCTATCAACCCTAGATAAAGGATTTGGTGGTTTAGAAAATTTATCCTTGATCCCAGGAAATGTCGGCACTGCACCTATGCAAAATATAGGTGCATACGGAGTAGAAATTAAAGATACTTTGATCGAAGTAGAAGCACTGAAAATTCTCGATAATACAATCCATATCTTTAGCAAAGAAGCCTGTCGGTTCGGGTATCGCGAATCGATATTCAAGAACGAAGAAAAAGGAAATTTTGTATTAGTAAGTGCAACTTTTGAACTAACCAAAAGGAGTCACCAATTGAAAACTTCGTACGGAGCTATTCAACAAGAATTAACATTAGAAGGTATTTCTACTCCAACGATAAAAGATATCAGTTCGGCAGTGATCAAAATTAGACAAAGCAAATTACCCGATCCTGATGTGATTCCGAATTCTGGAAGTTTCTTTAAAAACCCGTCTGTTTCTGTCGAAAAGTATAGGGAGTTACAAACCTCTTATCCAGAAATTGTTGCTTATCCCAATGCCGATGGAAGTATGAAAATAGCCGCAGGTTGGTTGATTGAAAATGCAGGCTGGAAAGGCAAACGATTTGGTGATGCAGGTGTGCATGCTAAGCAAGCATTGGTTTTGGTGAATTACGGTAACGCAACAGGAGAAGAGATCTATAAACTTTCAGAAAAAATAGTGACCGATATCTATGCCAAATATGGCATTTACATGGAGCGAGAAGTCAATGTTATTGGCTGCGATGAAAATGCTCGATGA
- a CDS encoding cobalamin-binding protein: MFIFVGNNPKNKMLFIQKPQRIICLTEEGTELLYAAGLQDRLVGISGFTYRPPQARKEKPKICTFLDAKFDEIDQLQPDLIVGYSDLQAPIAKELIERGYPVHIFNHHTLEGIFGYILQFFGLIGEQSIGQKLIDAYQRQLEDLHNRTNQYHKKPNVFFEEWYDPIIAASTWVQELIELLGGEISFPDKKMEKLAKNRILLHEEVVQKNPDILIGSWCGKMFKPEEVKKREEFDRVNAVKNDHLYEIKSELILQPGPAALTEGAKEIFRIIEHFHRSQ; the protein is encoded by the coding sequence ATCCAAAAACCACAAAGGATTATTTGTCTTACAGAAGAAGGAACAGAACTTTTGTATGCGGCTGGCCTACAAGACCGTTTGGTTGGGATTAGTGGTTTTACATATAGACCACCACAAGCAAGAAAAGAGAAACCCAAAATTTGTACATTTCTTGATGCAAAATTTGATGAAATTGACCAATTGCAACCAGACTTGATTGTTGGTTATTCTGATTTGCAAGCACCCATTGCCAAAGAGTTAATCGAAAGAGGCTATCCAGTTCATATTTTCAATCATCATACTTTGGAGGGAATTTTTGGATACATTCTACAATTTTTTGGCTTGATTGGCGAGCAGTCAATCGGGCAAAAGCTTATAGATGCGTATCAGAGACAATTAGAAGACTTGCACAATCGAACCAATCAATACCATAAAAAACCAAACGTATTTTTCGAAGAGTGGTATGATCCTATTATTGCTGCTAGCACTTGGGTACAAGAACTGATTGAACTTTTGGGTGGTGAAATTTCTTTTCCGGATAAAAAAATGGAAAAGTTAGCAAAAAATAGAATTTTACTTCACGAAGAAGTTGTGCAGAAAAATCCTGATATTCTTATTGGGTCTTGGTGCGGAAAAATGTTCAAACCAGAGGAGGTAAAGAAAAGAGAAGAGTTTGATAGGGTAAATGCAGTGAAAAACGACCATTTATACGAAATAAAATCCGAGCTGATTTTACAGCCCGGGCCTGCTGCTCTTACTGAGGGTGCTAAAGAAATTTTTCGTATCATCGAGCATTTTCATCGCAGCCAATAA